Within Styela clava chromosome 8, kaStyClav1.hap1.2, whole genome shotgun sequence, the genomic segment GAGGGGGAGATACAGAATCGTATGACATTTCCTGGCCTCACTTTTAAAATATCTGATCCATCGATCTCTTCTTCTTCCAATGTAGCAACCACCGAGCCACTATCATCTAATATTTCATATCTAATCGCCTTCTTCAGAGAAGGTATATTCAACGTCACAGATGTTCCGTCAGATGATGAAGTATACGTTATAGCTTCTGCAGTTTTATTCACAACGCTGGCATTCAATTCTGAAAGCAAATTAATATTCTTGTGTTCGGGGTTAGtttcatatttaattaatatttatttcattattagtTTTATGTTGGTGCGTGCTCCTTTTATTATCACATAGCAGATAGCAGACTCTTTTTTAACTCTTTGATGGAAGGTCGTGACCTTGCTTTccaaaaatttacaatgaatcTCATGTGAAACAATCTCACCCTAATAATAAAGACTAAATGTAGCTATTTGACTTGAAGAGCGTTACTTTacctaaaaaaatattgaaatactaaATGTCTACTGAAACAGGTATTTTCACGAAATAAACGGGAAATTCCTCCATAAAATATTATCCCCCTTTtttagttttgaatattttttgtataatttttattttctcgcTAAATGCCTAAAAGTATCCCTAAAACAAGAATAATCAACTGCAAAGAGCGAGGACGATAATAACTAAATTTAAATacgtttttatttctgatttggAGGTaggtattatatttataatcgtattttaaatattttcatgcaGCTACAAGCATGTGGTTACCTGTAGAGTGAAATAGATGATCAACAGTGTTTGCAGTGGATAAATTTTGAGCACTAAAATATCTTGTATACAGTTTCACGCGACTTCCAATTAGAACGTCTTTAATAAGAAATCCTGGAGTAAGTCCAGCCGCGCTGTTTGATGTCAGTGTTGCTAATTCTTCGTCCTTCGAAGAACCAGGCGTtataactaaaatatatttgaataaaaaatgaagaaagtgCAATCAATTGATGCTATGGCGGATAATTCTATTTATAAAAAGTCACCTTATCCTATTGCAGTAAagtctatttaaaaaaaaaaacagttatattgaatattttaagctATATTAATGAACACAAGTATACCTCAGTGGCAATTTCCGTTGTTCACAGTGTTAGATTTGACCTCGCACGCCCCACACTTTCGTCCATTTATATTTCTCTATTATATTAACAATCCCAGACGATGTATGTCCTATCTTTATTATCTTAATTTCCTATTGACAGTGACTCATTATTTCGCCATAGTGAAGACATAGGGAGTGAAACTTTTTCCCGGGTTTTGAGAAAACGCTTTTCTGATTTTTTGTTCTATACGGCACTGTGGAATTGTGAAGATGTCGTTTAATAGTGAGATTTATTACCTCTatgaagctagcagcaaaacacgaaTTTGGGACTGACAGAATGAATAGCAGAAAATAtccacgcgtaaaattaaatgttcccaATGATTTGTCTTGTTATTATATAGTAAAGAAACGAAGAAGGGAcggttttaatatttcaaatgaaagatACAATCATTAAAATTGTAAGATATGAAAAGTATTGTAAGTTCAAAAAATTTATAAGTTTTGCCGAAAACAACATGCTGAAAAATTCGCATAATtctaagtttttgttgaaattcaatTGAATTTGCTCACAATTCATATGACTATATcttcaatttgaaataataaaaccaacccCCTCTTGCCCGATacaacatgctgctgggctttggaaatcaccaaaatcgccatgcacgagttacgtcaattattcgtcagattatcaaaattcaattgaaaaattcacataatttcaagtttttttaaaaattcattggACTTTcgtacaatctatatgactatatctttaactTAACATAATAatatcaaccccctcttgactagacaacatgctgctgggctttgaaaattgcCATAttcgagttacgtcaattttgcctCAGAAaattcaatcgaaaaattcaaaaatttatgagttttgttttaaatttatttgacgtttcttacaatctatatgactatatcttcaatttaaaataataaaatcaacccacTCCTGATCGGAACAATATGCCGCTGGGCTTTGAGAATCACAAAAATCGCCATATACGAGAGAAgccaattttgcgtcagattatcaaaattcaatcgaaaaatttataagtttttgttgaaattcatttgaCATTGCTTACAATCTACATGACATTATCCTTaacttaaaataataaaatcaaccccctatTGGATGGacaacatgctgctgggctttgaaaattgcCATAttcgagttacgtcaattttgcctCAGAAaattcaatcgaaaaattcaaaaatttatgagtttttgttgaaatttatttgacgtttcttacaatctatatgactatatcttcaatttaaaattcaaataaagcGTTGccttagcttatgtccgagagtttttagtgtcatttccacgaaatatttttggcaggcgggggggggggggggggcgcgagagtcttgctacgccactggctAGGAAATTGCGCATATTTTTTCAAGACGGGTGCGGGTGCAAATAGGACTCCACTACAACACCCACATCAGAAAAACTTCTCACTTAAATTGTGGTTCTATCGAAGATAGCTGACCAACTAATCATTTCTGAAATACGATTTGTCTATTAAGTAAAATCATTATCTTGGCGCGTGTATTTTATTAGCATCCACATGGGTACGTTTTGAAAGTGCGGAATTTTTCGGATTCGACATTTGCCTCTAGAAGTGATAAACAGTTCGGTGAAAGATTTTTTATATAGAGTATATATAAATCATTATTTACCACATGTGCTCAGTTTAAACGATTTTGCTCAACATAGTTAGAAAAAATATGTTTACTGATCGCCAATCTCAGTCAAGCAACAAGCAGCCATAACTTCAATAaaagtttttcaatttaaagtaacaaaatattgaatttactTCCGTTCGCCTGCATGATTATTGAAGTAGTTGGGTCAAGCTTCCCGTCACTTCCTGAAATTGTTAGTGGTATTGTGGTCGTAGAATTATCTTCTTGTGTTATGTACATGCGGTACTCAACGTCATTCAGGGTCATCGGAGATGAGGTGTTGTGGATAGAGTATTTGAGGGTAATTGTAGTATCGCTTTCTTCTACTCCTACTCCTACTTCCACATATATGCCCGGGGTTCCCACGCATTCATCTGCAATGAAACAGATATAATAGTATATTAGGACTGAAAAATCGGGTACGTTTCCAATCAATGCTATGACATGACGTAACAGATATGAAGGAGTATCTTCTTTAAACTTAAAGAGAAGGTAACGGCATCGATATCTTCACACGAATGTCAAAACAAAACTCTGTCATCTCAGATAGAAAATGACAATTAGTGTTTCAATAATAAAAGCTTCAGATAATTATAACGGGTAATAATTCAATGAATAATTCAAATTCTAACTCCCAAGTGCCCTAAATATCCTGTCATAACCTGGAAATTAGTTCTTGAATCTTTGCACAAATGGAGCACATTTGCTTGGCGAAACTAATTGCCTTTTTtgcgataaaaatatttctcgGAATACAAATCATGCCAAATCTCCGTATAGTTCAGATTTCCTAATTCGAACAAGAAAGTGGATTTTTATTGGCAAAATAACAATTGTTAGATTTAAGAGACTTTAACTCTAGAACTTGAAATACATTATGCTAATTCGACTTTTACCTACCTCCGTTGTTGATAAACGAGTTGTTGAAACTTTCTCCGGTCAACGTATAATTTACTAGGGAAGGCAAGCTTTTTTCTTTGactttaatttcataaaatacgAGAGGAGTTCCGCCTTCTTCCTCAATTTCAATAATCGTTATTTCATTGTAAGTTATATTCATTGCACTATATGCTTCTGTTATTATTGAAAGAGTTGCATTCCATTCCTCGCTGAAATCGTTCGAATATGAAGGACTGTAAGTCTCGTCTGCAAGGTCTACTCGACCAAATATTGAGAGAGAAGCTGAAAAATATACGAGTTTGAGTTTCATCATTCAAATGACTTATTTATGGTTCCATAATCCCAATTCGCATGAGGTAATGTAGTAAATATTCGCAACACGGATAGAAGTGGGAAGTCGGTTCGTAAGAAAATCTGGGGCTACAGAAGTAtttgtaccgatatggaggtaattaattttgtttacctactttacatcgagttgaataaagggactgaaacctatgggcagagggtatattcactttgctaacacagacagtccacaaattcataatagaactaaaataaccTGTTTTAAAATTCTGCCACGAAGAATACCGAGTATCCGATATATTCGTGCCGCCATACAACTGTGACGCCCTTGCTCGTATTTTGTAATCGGTGTCCGGTATCAGTTTAGATAACCTGCAAAGGTATAAATAACATAATGGCCTGCTTGGaattgaatgaatgaatattgaatgcatttaaaatattacaatcgATAAACTTGCTTtggaaagaaaatttaaataataacgtaGATTATGAACAATATCACCACTAAGAAAGAATTATCGTGATTTTCGGATTATCTTTATACAATGCAGTTTTCGATTTGAATTGAACTCTAAAGTAAATACACTCATAGGCTCGAACATGCTTTTCAAAGAGGTCAACGACTATATTCCTCCATTGCGCCAGACACTTGATCAGAAACGTGGGCGACTAAATAAGGATTTAAATTTCTATTCGCTGTCATTGTAGTTCCACATTTAAAATAGTCAATCCCAAATGctttaatgttttgtttatcTTATTAATAACTTACCAGTATTGATAGTATTGACCACTAGATGTTGTTATAACTGATGGATTACTAGAAGTCACTTCTTGATATTGAATTGTCCACTCAGACACTCTTGCGTAATTGTTCAATTGAAATGCGATATATACTGATGTAGGTAACGGATCACTCAGTGTGAACGTTGGAGGCCCTGGTACTGTAGCATATAAAACAGCTTTAACGGGGTATGCAACATTTTGTTTTCGGTGGCGATATAACCAACCTAAGACATTTAGCTGGaccacacaaaaaaattagtttttaggTATTATTACTTCACAATATAAGATTTTAAACAAGCGTTATGAAAGCCTGCAGCAGCGATATACATTGGCAACAACCAGAGCACCGACGGAAAAGCGATCAAAGAGAAtgcggctatcgcttagcctCACGGTAATAACGGTATCGGGCAAATCGCGCAAGATTTAACTAAGTAACGAgagcaaaaaaaaaaggtttttttCTAAAACATGAACTGTCGTATTAGGATTTTAGGCTTGGTGAGAGTTGATGAGGGCCACATTTTATGGTTTGGCGGGCCAGTTTATGGCAAGCGGGTTCCTGCTGCGCATCCCATCGAATTTcctgctaatttttttttttcatagaacTTATGATGAAGATTGAGAAAGTAATGCAAGTCAAAAAgtccaatttattttttcatgataCAGATTCAgactaaattgaataaaatagaatatatataccAGTTATTTCAATGCGGTCTAAAACACTAATCACTTAATATTTATGGAATTTAAAATTAGAAGCGACAAAACTACAATTCGCTTGATGACGATATAATAGCGTGATTTACTTTGAGTATAATGTTTAATACACGTCTTTGATCCATCAACAATTTATTTCGGGTTATCAAAATTTttagtataaattatttttgaacttTCGATATATCTCGAATAAAAGAAAGCTACATTATATAACCAAGCTCAGCAAGAATACACACCTCGATATAGAATTTTATTAAGTGTTCTATGACTGACAAGTAATTTTAAATGCAATATGGGTTACTCAATAGATATAAATCATCGATTATTGTGGTTTAATATAGACTTCCAGTCCATTTAGTTTTAGGTGAATCTCTATCAtcacaatttttcaataaaacgtTGAAATCGCATATAAATGGTCGAATAAACATTATTCTAAGTTTGCTTCAACTaacacaatatttttcaaatggtcGGTCCATTAGTTCTACAGTGTCAAAATATGACTAAATCACAGATAACTGGTTTATAGGAGCAAGTGCATTTGGTTACTAattcatattaaaataatatccGGTATGTGTCTATTAAAGTTTGCCAATTTGGCAAGCATCTGTTAAAACTGTTAGCAATCACAAGCTGAAAGTTTTATGCTTTGCAATTGTGCAAATTTACCGAGGGATACCGACATTTGGTCGTTCGATAATGCTTctatcattaaaaaaataatctttaCGTGTATGTGCTGAAGTTGCGTTACTGTCCGGTCCAATTTCACCTGTAGCATTTTCGCCTTTGACACTTACATAGTATATCGTATTTCCAACtagattctgaaataaaaatgtggAATACATTAGGTCAatccgcctgatgctgccacaatccAACTAAAAATGTTTTAGcgaaaaaattgctcaaggaatttgttgagattgcgattaaatttagtctcgacacgaggcttattgttttccgcaTTTACTTTTGcgacactgtaaatattgttcataaaatgtacttttacgtcacacttacatggcccgctagtcCAGGTAGCAAAATTTTGGCCCCTGACCCAAAAACATTGCCCACCCCTCTGAAGTATCGAAAACCTTATAAATAATTATCGAATCACATGAAGCACGTCAGCATTGTTTCCagaaaattggaatcggaattTCGAAACAGAAAATAGTTCAGATAAGTATTTAAAAACATCACAAAAACCAACCTCAACTAAAACAGATCCGGCCGTGTTGGCCTTAAAAGTTCGGGGTGCAAATGAAGCATGACGTGGTGCCACAGTAATATAATATGCAACTACGTCTGTGACACTTGAGAAAGAGACATTTAAAGTAGTTTCCTCAATGTTTGTTACGGTCGGAGGATCCATTACATCTGAAATATCAATTACTTATATATTAGTTATATATTACCTATCAACGATATATTTAGTATCTTCAAGTTGTGATTATTTGATTAGTCTCTGGGAAACCAACGACGGGCTGATTACAAACAATAGTTTCAGgaatttttgggtactcccgaagtatgtgaaccaagatggcggacaccggaacgtagtatttgtaccaggttagggttatgccgtAATTCTagtttccttatttcagttttattacgagttaggggactagccaagtgactccctccgtatttgtacttgaaaatatggcctaatccgatacacatactacgtcccgatgtccgccatcttggttcacatacttcgggagtaccgttttttttttgccagtTTGAATATTAGATATGATGACGTGAAGTATACAAATTATGTTGAGAACTTTTCTAGTCTATTAAACAGCACAATCACCACAGTTATTCAAAACCCATCCCACGCAGAAAAATATAATGTGGCATACTCAAACAGCTTCTACCATATGTTCCGATATGAGCACTGTATTTAAAGTGTAATGAAAAAGAGATGAGAACAATATGCCAAACTATAGAATTAGATACTTTTAAATCTTTAGTACTTTCCTGTGGCGACTGAACCTAGTGGAGCGGTAAAGTCAATATTATGTCGCAAAATTTCCACAATTTTTATGTATTCGGGCTTTAAGCGCACTCTATTGGTTAtacttttttgtttatttctcaTTTCAGTGTTTGAACTTTTGTGAATAGTGCTGTCAGTAATAAAACGTGCTCATGTGTGATAAAAGATAATGGATTCGAAGCCCACGTTGGTTACAATTTTTACAACagtgaattgaattgaaaaatattattacgaCTAAGGTTGCGTGTGATAGGATTTTTATTTGCTATTTATTACATTTAGTGCCACTGTTAACACAGCCGTGCGATCATTCGTGCTTCTGACACAAGCGCTGCATGATTAATATTCAACAAAACTTGAGCCATGGCACTGGGCTGTACAAACGAACAGAAATCTGGGTCATTGGCTCTTGGACGATCCATTAAGTCTAACATGTTATGTAAAACATTGAGATGTATAGCGTGTCATAGCATATTATTAGTAACCCTGCTCGCATGAGTGGCGACTTTTATGAAGATTCATACAGCATAAGGAGTGGCGTGTTTTGCAAATTATCACTCATTAAATTAAAACACAATTGTAATTTTCTAATATATCATTCTGGAAATTTTCTTCTGGAAATTTTCTTATGTTGTCATATCATGTTCAGGAGTTTTTTGTCTCGACTGCGcacaaataaatcaatttttgacTGGAAAAACAATGAAAGTCATATTTACCGGGAGGATCACATGATGACAATCCAATGCAGAGGAAAGCATACACCAATGAAAAAGCTGATCTTCCAGCAAACGAGTGCTTTGCTAATGTCATATTTTCATTCTCTTCGTAAAATTCCAAATCATTAGATAAATTTAACTATaggaattaaataattttagtatCTGTGATCTAGcggtaaaatatatatatttatcactaTACTGTGATCTAGTTGAGCAAGAAATGATTTTAATTCTGTGCAGTCTCCCGATAATAATCCAATTACATCTGCTTGTAACGttttgacaaaacaaaataagtCCTGGCTATGGGACGGGGATGCCCGTCTGGATGAATAtagctaaaactaaatttttaaaaatttagtttCCATTAAGTTACACCCAAAATTACCGCTCACATGGTGCACCTTGGCTTGGAAGGATATTCAAAACACTTGGAAATATTTATACGATTTTCGGATGCGGAGAAAGTTTCTTCTCTATGCAGCAGCAATCGGTTTCCAATAATCCATCATGGGGTGTGTTCAAAAAAGAAGTCCGTTATCGGCGCAGTTTCCCCATGCAGGCATTTTTCTTCTGAACCTTGTGTTACATTGTAAAAAATCGTAGAACTTGAATTCATATGGTATGTTTTGCCAATTGTACTACGGTCATCTCAAGCCAACTTGTAGATTTCAATTGTACCTTATACGTGACTCTGTTAAAATATTTCTGCATCGTTCATGGTGCAAAACAATGTGACAAATCTAGTATCTAAAATAAACTATTCTGTTCTCATTTCATATTATACTTTTTCTAATATTTCTTGTATCACATTCTGAACATGAAAAAAATGACTCTCTTTACTTATGTTAGACATGTAAGTTCAGTCTATGTACATTAACTAATAAGTATTACTCGTGATTGAACAAAGACAAATATTACTGTATCCATTGAATGAACTTTTATGACTTTTTGGAAGGAAATCCTGTCTGTGCACTATTTTTATGTCTGTAATAACTTTTCACAATTTGCCCCCTGTCTTCTTAATACGATGTTAAACTATTGTTATCTTCTTTCGGTCGTCGAAAGTCTTTCGATTTTATAGTGTATTGTCAAAAACATCGTATGTTCAGTTCACTGTCTCATAGATATATGtatcaatttaattaaaattattgtatcATTACACTTTGTTCATGCATCGTGTGAAAATTGAGACCAAAATAGTTACTAATCACCACACATAAATGTTATCAAGTTTCTACTTTCCATATTTCCCATATATACAATTACTactgagcaacacttcaataaaaaaaacaatc encodes:
- the LOC120345658 gene encoding uncharacterized protein LOC120345658, which codes for MTLAKHSFAGRSAFSLVYAFLCIGLSSCDPPDVMDPPTVTNIEETTLNVSFSSVTDVVAYYITVAPRHASFAPRTFKANTAGSVLVENLVGNTIYYVSVKGENATGEIGPDSNATSAHTLPGPPTFTLSDPLPTSVYIAFQLNNYARVSEWTIQYQEVTSSNPSVITTSSGQYYQYWLSKLIPDTDYKIRARASQLYGGTNISDTRYSSWQNFKTASLSIFGRVDLADETYSPSYSNDFSEEWNATLSIITEAYSAMNITYNEITIIEIEEEGGTPLVFYEIKVKEKSLPSLVNYTLTGESFNNSFINNGDECVGTPGIYVEVGVGVEESDTTITLKYSIHNTSSPMTLNDVEYRMYITQEDNSTTTIPLTISGSDGKLDPTTSIIMQANGIITPGSSKDEELATLTSNSAAGLTPGFLIKDVLIGSRVKLYTRYFSAQNLSTANTVDHLFHSTELNASVVNKTAEAITYTSSSDGTSVTLNIPSLKKAIRYEILDDSGSVVATLEEEEIDGSDILKIPIASMTNGTEVTFELNIMTRLQDDQTALATSSYEIRVTPNSDQCSKCSTNASCVGLTDRSGDVICTCNDGFGGDGTTCYFITTTTAATTAATTESDTTTAVDPTTAATFQPSTTMDEPTTAATSQPSTTIAEPTTAATSQPSTTIAEPTTAATSQPSTTIVEPTTAATSQPSTTIAEPTTIATSQPSTTIAEPTTAATSQPSTTIAEPTTAATSQPSTTIAEPTTAATSQPSTTIVEPNTAATSQPSTTIAEPTTAATSQPSTTIAEPTTAATSQPSTTIAEPTTAETPQPSTTITEPTTAETLQPSTTIAEPTTAATSQSSTTITGPTTAATAQSSTTSSEPSTAGTSQSSTTNSEPTTAATSQPSTTITEPTTAATSQPSTASSEPSTAETSQPSTTITEPTTAATSQPCTPITEATPTTAKPATDSTASTTVSESSTTTNNSQPGCSHFVIHHKMDYGI